The genomic region TCACTGGATCGAAGGCGTTGGTGCCGCGGCGGGTAGTGCCGGGTTTGCGGTGCCGATGTTGCTCAATGGCGTGGCGGGGATCATCGCTGGTGCGGTGGTGCTGGCGGTTGTTTCTGTCGTCGGCAAAATCTGGAAAGCGATCAAAGGCTGAACGCAGTAACCCTGTGGGAGCGAGCCTGCTCGCGAAAGCGTCGAGTCAGTCACCTGTTTCGAGTCTGATGCACCACATTCGCGAGCAGCCTCGCTCCCACACTGGATTCAGCTGATACCATGAAAAAGGGCCATTCGACTCGCATCGAATGGCCCTTTTTTGTGTCTGCCGGGATTACTCGGCAATCTGCAGCTTGCGTGACTCGGTGTAGACGTAACGTACTTTCTCGTACTCAAACGGTGAGTTCAGTTGACCGTAGCGGAAACTGGTCTGGTAGCGTTTGTCGACCGCACGCAGGGCCCAGATCTCCGGGTGGTTGGAGCTGACTTCCGAGACGTTGAGGAAGTTGATCGCCGATTCGGTGGTGTAATCCACTGCCAGGCCTGCGGTATCGCGGATGTTCGACGGGCCGAAGATCGGCAGTACGAAGTAGGCGCCACCCGGTACACCGTAGAAGCCCAGAGTCTGGCCGAAGTCTTCGCTCTGGCGTGGCAGGCCCATGGCGGTGGCCGGATCCCACAGGCCGGCAATGCCGATGGTGGTGTTGAGCAGCAGCCGCGCGGTGGTTTCCATCGAGCGCTGGCCCTTGAACTGCAACAGGCTGTTGACCAGGTTCGGCACGTCACCGAGGTTGTTGAAGAAGTTACTCACGCCCGTGCGCAAAAAGCTGGGTGTGATGTAACGGTAGCCATCGACCACCGGCAGGAACACCCATTGGTCGAAGCGATAGTTGAAGTGGTAAACCCGGCGGTTCCACGACTCCAGCGGGTCGTAGACGTTCAGCGCGTTGAGCGTC from Pseudomonas tensinigenes harbors:
- a CDS encoding MlaA family lipoprotein, producing the protein MAKHLLLIAALLCAGVAQADNSKANAPVVVDSDGFKEPLSKLKFNPGLDQREFERSTLNALNVYDPLESWNRRVYHFNYRFDQWVFLPVVDGYRYITPSFLRTGVSNFFNNLGDVPNLVNSLLQFKGQRSMETTARLLLNTTIGIAGLWDPATAMGLPRQSEDFGQTLGFYGVPGGAYFVLPIFGPSNIRDTAGLAVDYTTESAINFLNVSEVSSNHPEIWALRAVDKRYQTSFRYGQLNSPFEYEKVRYVYTESRKLQIAE